Proteins found in one Candidatus Nitrosopelagicus brevis genomic segment:
- a CDS encoding ribosomal RNA small subunit methyltransferase A: protein MSIRKKLGQNFLNSKLIAKFIVDSAKISKNNIVYEIGIGKGILTPFLCEKSKNVISVEKDVKLYEESKVKFSKIKNLKIIHGDGFKQHEKFDIFVSNLPYSESKNAIQWMLMEKFQHGIVMVQYDFAKKLLAEGNERKAISVLAQSGFEMKILKKIGKENFTPKPKIDSAIMSFSRKNTFSKELIQSVNLMFSFRRKKLQNIGKKLGLEIKSDQRLEEMNNNEIIKFAKKIKKI, encoded by the coding sequence ATGAGTATTCGAAAAAAATTAGGACAAAATTTTCTTAATTCAAAATTAATTGCAAAATTCATTGTTGATTCGGCAAAGATATCAAAAAATAACATAGTTTATGAAATTGGAATTGGAAAAGGAATTCTTACTCCATTTCTTTGTGAAAAATCAAAAAATGTAATTTCTGTTGAAAAAGATGTTAAACTTTATGAGGAATCAAAAGTAAAATTTTCTAAAATCAAAAATCTCAAAATTATTCATGGTGACGGCTTTAAACAACACGAAAAATTTGATATTTTTGTCTCTAATTTGCCATATTCTGAAAGTAAAAATGCCATACAATGGATGCTCATGGAAAAATTTCAGCATGGAATAGTCATGGTCCAATATGATTTTGCAAAAAAACTACTAGCTGAAGGTAATGAAAGAAAGGCAATTTCTGTCTTGGCTCAGTCTGGATTTGAAATGAAAATTCTCAAAAAAATTGGAAAAGAAAATTTTACTCCAAAGCCAAAAATTGATTCTGCTATAATGTCATTTTCAAGAAAAAATACATTTTCAAAAGAATTAATCCAGTCTGTTAATCTCATGTTCTCATTTAGAAGGAAAAAACTTCAAAATATAGGAAAGAAATTGGGATTAGAAATAAAATCTGATCAGAGATTAGAAGAGATGAACAATAATGAAATTATCAAATTTGCAAAAAAAATTAAAAAAATCTGA
- a CDS encoding RNA polymerase Rpb4, giving the protein MEEVKKKQAVSLSEVKELLKNQDPENMDQIQRWTFDYVSKVSTLEASSAKKMKQQLVKDCNITEEEAVELINICPQTMSELRSFTFGWKKLILTETLEKILKIIKDNS; this is encoded by the coding sequence ATGGAAGAAGTAAAAAAGAAACAAGCAGTTTCACTATCTGAAGTAAAAGAATTGTTGAAGAATCAAGATCCTGAAAATATGGACCAAATTCAAAGATGGACTTTTGATTATGTTTCCAAAGTCTCAACATTGGAGGCAAGTTCAGCAAAAAAAATGAAACAACAATTAGTTAAAGATTGCAATATTACTGAAGAAGAAGCTGTTGAACTGATTAACATTTGTCCACAAACAATGTCTGAATTACGTTCTTTTACATTTGGATGGAAAAAATTAATTCTGACTGAAACTTTAGAAAAAATTCTTAAAATTATCAAGGACAATAGTTAG
- a CDS encoding HemK2/MTQ2 family protein methyltransferase codes for MKLSNLQKKLKKSEQYLPAEDTFFLADRLKDLRGKSALDIGCGSGYLTDILNSNFQLVVGTDISFNTLCTQNYKTQNAICCHSADALNLQFDLIICNLPYLATDEIIDVATDGGKDGLEIPLEIISSALPHLDKNGKFLFVTSSLSDYMGLVNFVNSKGFQAKIIDKKKLFFEELIIVEVKHLLS; via the coding sequence ATGAAATTATCAAATTTGCAAAAAAAATTAAAAAAATCTGAACAATACCTTCCTGCTGAAGATACATTCTTTCTTGCAGATAGGCTAAAGGATCTTCGCGGTAAATCTGCATTAGACATAGGATGCGGTTCTGGCTATCTGACTGACATTCTAAACTCAAATTTCCAGTTAGTTGTTGGAACTGATATTAGTTTCAACACCCTTTGTACACAAAATTATAAAACTCAAAATGCCATATGTTGTCATTCTGCTGATGCATTGAATTTACAATTTGATCTCATCATTTGCAATCTTCCTTATCTCGCAACTGATGAAATTATTGATGTTGCAACTGATGGTGGAAAAGATGGATTGGAAATCCCATTGGAAATTATCTCTTCAGCATTGCCTCATTTAGACAAGAATGGAAAATTCCTGTTTGTAACGTCATCATTATCTGATTATATGGGATTAGTTAATTTTGTAAACTCCAAAGGTTTTCAAGCAAAAATAATTGATAAAAAAAAATTATTTTTTGAAGAACTGATTATTGTAGAAGTAAAACACTTACTTTCTTAA
- a CDS encoding DUF655 domain-containing protein: protein MERGTTQSRKYEEYAYVLDFSTRGRSKTVRGREGVIVTALGEERLTLLEVLGLDESEFEIGEKIYIGKEGRTKVQSVLGKLDYEQISDSAQTELTNVVSTIVTNNEIRFVNYINNAQPLTPRKHSLELIPGIGKTYLKVIIDEINKKKFENYEDLESRAGIKEPVNHLSKRIIEEISGETQFRLFVKK from the coding sequence TTGGAAAGGGGAACTACCCAATCACGAAAATATGAAGAATATGCATATGTGTTAGATTTTTCAACACGAGGTAGGTCAAAAACTGTTAGAGGCCGAGAAGGTGTAATTGTAACAGCTCTAGGTGAAGAACGTTTAACATTACTTGAAGTTCTTGGTTTAGATGAATCAGAATTTGAAATAGGTGAAAAAATTTACATTGGAAAAGAAGGACGAACAAAAGTTCAATCTGTATTGGGTAAGTTAGATTATGAGCAAATATCTGATTCTGCCCAAACCGAATTAACTAATGTTGTATCTACAATTGTCACAAACAATGAAATCAGATTTGTAAATTATATCAATAATGCACAACCATTAACCCCACGCAAACACTCGCTTGAATTGATTCCTGGAATTGGTAAAACATATCTCAAAGTCATAATTGATGAAATTAACAAAAAAAAGTTTGAAAATTATGAGGATTTAGAATCTCGTGCAGGAATTAAAGAACCTGTTAATCATTTATCAAAAAGAATTATTGAAGAAATTTCTGGTGAAACTCAGTTTAGATTATTTGTCAAAAAATGA